Proteins encoded in a region of the Deefgea piscis genome:
- a CDS encoding ATP synthase subunit I, with amino-acid sequence MYGKAQIRGIIRLQIGFTMLLTIALLLIVDQKAAIASFSGGLIAVLGSVLYSLIAYRARLAAAAELLRRHFAAEMAKLSVTLIAFAAFFMFYRDVAWAWVFAGYLVAASAYWFGLLIKFDGKK; translated from the coding sequence ATGTACGGGAAGGCACAGATTCGTGGCATCATTCGGTTACAAATCGGATTTACGATGCTCCTTACAATTGCGCTACTTTTGATTGTGGATCAGAAGGCGGCAATTGCAAGTTTTTCAGGTGGATTAATTGCAGTCTTAGGCAGCGTGTTGTATTCGCTGATTGCCTATCGTGCTCGATTAGCTGCCGCAGCTGAATTGTTGCGACGCCACTTTGCAGCAGAAATGGCAAAGCTTTCAGTAACGCTGATTGCGTTCGCAGCGTTCTTTATGTTTTATCGGGATGTCGCTTGGGCTTGGGTATTCGCAGGATACTTAGTTGCAGCTAGCGCCTACTGGTTTGGGCTTTTAATTAAATTTGACGGTAAAAAGTAA
- the atpB gene encoding F0F1 ATP synthase subunit A produces MAQDATSYIQHHLTFAKSDLFGGFHLDTFWISLALGMLFVGVFAYVARKATPGVPGRLQNFVELIVEMVDNQIKDAFHGKSKVIGPLSLTIFCWVFLMNAMDLLPVDLLPMFAQWYGHTFYGADPHHVYLRVVPTADVNLTFAMSLTVLLMIIGFSISAKGLFGWIKELFTAPFHAEGLLMSIILAPVNFAFQLVEMAAKPISLALRLFGNMYAGELIFILIALLPWWVNWVLGTPWAIFHILVITLQAFVFMMLTIVYLSLAVEDH; encoded by the coding sequence ATGGCACAAGATGCAACTAGTTATATCCAGCACCATTTGACCTTTGCAAAGTCTGATTTATTCGGCGGTTTCCATTTGGATACTTTCTGGATTTCTTTGGCATTGGGCATGTTGTTTGTCGGCGTATTTGCCTACGTTGCTCGCAAAGCAACGCCAGGTGTACCAGGCCGTTTGCAAAACTTTGTTGAGTTGATTGTTGAGATGGTCGACAACCAAATCAAGGATGCTTTCCACGGTAAATCAAAAGTAATTGGTCCGTTGTCATTGACGATCTTTTGCTGGGTCTTCTTGATGAATGCAATGGACTTGCTACCAGTTGATTTATTGCCAATGTTTGCACAATGGTATGGTCATACTTTCTACGGTGCAGATCCACATCATGTTTATTTGCGCGTGGTGCCAACGGCTGACGTTAACTTAACGTTTGCGATGTCGTTAACTGTCTTGTTGATGATTATTGGCTTCTCAATCTCTGCTAAAGGCTTGTTTGGCTGGATTAAAGAGTTGTTTACTGCGCCATTCCACGCTGAAGGTTTGTTGATGTCAATTATTTTGGCGCCAGTAAATTTCGCCTTCCAGTTGGTGGAAATGGCTGCAAAACCAATCTCTTTAGCACTGCGTCTGTTCGGTAATATGTATGCCGGTGAGTTGATCTTTATCTTGATCGCTTTGCTGCCATGGTGGGTCAACTGGGTGCTCGGCACGCCATGGGCCATCTTCCATATCTTGGTGATTACGCTGCAAGCCTTCGTCTTTATGATGTTGACGATTGTGTACTTGAGCTTGGCTGTAGAAGACCATTGA
- the atpE gene encoding F0F1 ATP synthase subunit C: MVSPEVIASVQGMTVIAAAIIIGLAAIGTALGFAILGGKFLESAARQPEMIPVLQTKLFIIAGLLDAISMIGVGVAMLYTFNNPFLAALTVAAQ; encoded by the coding sequence ATGGTTTCACCTGAAGTAATTGCTTCCGTACAAGGCATGACTGTTATCGCTGCTGCGATCATCATTGGTTTGGCTGCTATTGGTACTGCACTTGGTTTTGCTATCCTCGGTGGCAAATTTCTTGAGTCTGCTGCTCGTCAGCCAGAAATGATTCCAGTTTTGCAAACTAAACTGTTTATTATCGCTGGTCTGTTGGATGCGATTTCGATGATTGGCGTTGGTGTGGCTATGCTTTACACCTTCAACAACCCATTCCTGGCTGCTCTGACTGTTGCTGCTCAATAA
- a CDS encoding F0F1 ATP synthase subunit B, whose protein sequence is MEFNSSLIGQMITFGLLILFTMKFVWPPLIKMMDERAKRIADGLASADRAKQDLENAEKKSADKLREAKQSAAEIIAQAEKRAAQLVDEAKGNAKVEGERLIAGAQGEIEQQIQQAKETLRQQVAVLAIAGAEQILRREIDAAKHADMLSSIKAEL, encoded by the coding sequence GTGGAATTTAATTCGTCTCTCATAGGTCAGATGATCACTTTTGGTCTCTTGATCCTGTTCACGATGAAGTTCGTTTGGCCTCCGCTGATCAAGATGATGGATGAGCGTGCTAAACGCATTGCAGATGGCCTAGCCTCTGCAGATCGTGCCAAACAAGATCTTGAGAATGCTGAGAAAAAGTCAGCGGACAAACTGCGTGAAGCAAAACAAAGCGCAGCTGAGATCATTGCCCAAGCCGAAAAACGTGCAGCGCAACTTGTCGATGAAGCTAAAGGCAATGCCAAAGTGGAAGGCGAACGCCTGATCGCTGGCGCCCAAGGTGAAATCGAGCAGCAAATTCAGCAAGCTAAAGAAACGCTTCGTCAGCAAGTTGCCGTATTGGCAATCGCTGGTGCTGAGCAGATCTTACGTCGCGAAATCGACGCAGCGAAGCATGCTGATATGCTGTCATCCATCAAAGCGGAATTGTAA
- a CDS encoding F0F1 ATP synthase subunit delta → MAELITVARPYAEAVFRLAKESNTLSQWSDTLANLALIAQNQEILDVVANPKCSADQVQELLVGLLGTEANAEVKNFLAAVLENRRFATLPAVSTLFEELKAADEGVAQAHIESAFAMTDAQLAELTATLTQQLKRKISADVSVNPELIGGVKVTIGDLVIDASVSGKLTALATSLKS, encoded by the coding sequence ATGGCAGAACTTATAACCGTCGCTAGACCCTACGCCGAGGCCGTTTTCCGGCTGGCTAAAGAAAGCAATACGCTTTCTCAATGGTCGGATACGCTTGCTAATCTGGCGCTTATTGCCCAGAACCAAGAGATTCTTGACGTAGTGGCTAATCCAAAGTGTTCTGCTGATCAAGTACAGGAGCTGTTGGTTGGGCTTCTGGGTACTGAAGCAAACGCCGAGGTTAAAAACTTCCTGGCAGCAGTGCTCGAAAATCGTCGTTTTGCCACTTTACCGGCTGTGTCGACTTTATTTGAAGAACTGAAAGCGGCAGACGAAGGTGTAGCGCAAGCGCACATTGAATCTGCTTTTGCTATGACTGATGCCCAACTGGCCGAACTGACGGCTACGCTCACTCAGCAACTTAAACGCAAGATCAGCGCCGATGTTAGTGTCAACCCCGAGTTAATCGGTGGTGTGAAAGTAACGATTGGTGACTTAGTTATTGATGCCTCGGTTAGCGGCAAATTAACTGCCCTTGCGACAAGCCTGAAGAGTTAG
- the atpA gene encoding F0F1 ATP synthase subunit alpha, producing MQLNPSEISELIKARIQNLPQGAQSSTTGTVVSVTDGIVRVHGLSEVMQGEMLEFPGNTFGLALNLERDSVGAVILGDYKHIAEGDVVKCTGRILEVPIGRELIGRVVNALGQPIDGKGPLGTTMSAPIEKIAPGVIARQSVSQPLQTGIKSIDTMVPVGRGQRELIIGDRQTGKTAVALDAIINQKGTGVTCIYVAIGQKASSIANVVRKLEEHGALGHTIIVAAAASEAAALQYIAAYSGCTMGEYFRDRGEDALIVYDDLSKQAVAYRQISLLLRRPPGREAFPGDVFYLHSRLLERASRINEVEVEKLTNGEVKGKTGSLTALPIIETQAGDVSAFVPTNVISITDGQIFLETDLFNAGIRPAMNAGISVSRVGGAAQTKVIKKLGGGVRLALAQYRELAAFAQFASDLDEATRKQLERGKMVTELMKQAQYSPMKVAELGVTLLLINKGVYDDVAVDRALAFEAAFLSNLKANHADVLARVDDKGELSSDDEAAIMKAVEAFKAGAAY from the coding sequence ATGCAACTTAATCCGTCCGAAATCAGTGAACTGATTAAAGCTCGGATCCAAAATCTACCCCAAGGCGCACAATCCAGCACGACTGGTACTGTAGTGTCGGTAACTGACGGTATCGTGCGCGTGCACGGTTTGTCGGAAGTTATGCAAGGTGAGATGTTGGAGTTCCCGGGTAATACCTTCGGTCTGGCGCTTAACTTAGAGCGCGATTCTGTAGGTGCTGTTATTTTAGGTGACTACAAACACATCGCCGAAGGTGATGTTGTTAAGTGTACCGGCCGTATCTTGGAAGTACCTATTGGTCGTGAGTTGATCGGTCGCGTTGTGAACGCATTGGGTCAACCTATCGACGGCAAAGGCCCATTGGGCACAACGATGTCTGCGCCAATTGAAAAAATTGCACCAGGCGTTATTGCGCGTCAATCGGTTTCACAACCACTGCAAACTGGTATCAAGTCAATTGATACCATGGTGCCAGTAGGTCGTGGTCAGCGCGAGTTGATCATTGGTGACCGCCAAACGGGTAAAACCGCTGTTGCACTTGATGCGATCATTAACCAAAAAGGTACTGGTGTTACTTGTATCTATGTGGCGATTGGTCAAAAAGCATCTTCGATTGCTAACGTGGTTCGCAAGTTGGAAGAACACGGTGCATTGGGTCACACGATTATTGTTGCTGCTGCCGCTTCTGAAGCTGCTGCCTTGCAATACATCGCTGCGTACTCTGGTTGCACAATGGGCGAATACTTCCGCGATCGTGGTGAAGATGCCTTGATCGTTTATGATGATTTGTCTAAGCAAGCCGTTGCTTACCGTCAAATTTCATTGCTTTTGCGTCGTCCTCCGGGCCGTGAAGCATTCCCTGGCGATGTTTTCTATCTCCACAGCCGCTTGTTGGAACGCGCATCGCGTATCAATGAAGTTGAAGTTGAGAAGCTAACTAATGGTGAAGTGAAAGGTAAAACAGGTTCGTTAACTGCATTGCCTATCATCGAAACGCAAGCTGGTGACGTTTCTGCCTTCGTACCAACCAACGTTATTTCGATTACTGATGGTCAGATTTTCTTGGAAACTGACTTGTTCAACGCGGGTATTCGCCCAGCAATGAACGCCGGTATTTCGGTATCGCGTGTGGGTGGTGCTGCGCAAACTAAAGTCATCAAAAAATTGGGTGGCGGCGTACGTTTGGCTTTGGCTCAGTATCGTGAATTGGCGGCATTTGCCCAGTTCGCTTCTGACCTTGATGAAGCAACACGTAAGCAATTGGAACGCGGCAAGATGGTGACTGAGTTGATGAAACAAGCTCAGTACAGCCCGATGAAAGTCGCTGAGTTGGGTGTTACCCTGCTCTTGATTAACAAAGGCGTTTATGATGACGTCGCTGTTGATCGCGCACTGGCATTTGAAGCTGCATTCCTTAGCAATCTCAAAGCCAATCATGCAGATGTATTGGCGCGTGTTGATGATAAGGGTGAGCTGTCTTCTGATGATGAAGCAGCCATTATGAAAGCAGTTGAAGCCTTTAAAGCCGGCGCTGCTTACTGA
- the atpG gene encoding F0F1 ATP synthase subunit gamma: protein MASGKEIRTKIKSVKNTQKITRAMEMVATSKMRKAQERMKAARPYGEKIRNVAGHLSQALVDYEHPYLQTRDTVKRVGLIMVSSDKGLCGGLNTNALRSAFNKMKELHNNGVETVVTAIGNKGLGFMKRNGAKILSSAVGLGDTPHLEQLIGPIKVMIDAYVAGEVDEVHIVYTRFINTMKQEPVIEQLLPLASESFEQPKSAHNWEYLYEPDAKTVIDDLMNRYVEALVYQAVAENIASEQAARMVAMKAATDNADNVIGSLQLLYNKTRQAAITKELSEIVGGAAAV, encoded by the coding sequence ATGGCAAGCGGTAAAGAGATTCGTACTAAGATCAAAAGCGTAAAAAACACGCAGAAGATCACCCGCGCCATGGAAATGGTTGCCACGTCGAAAATGCGCAAGGCTCAAGAGCGTATGAAGGCGGCCCGCCCTTACGGTGAAAAAATCCGTAATGTGGCTGGCCACTTGAGCCAAGCTTTGGTCGACTATGAGCATCCATATCTCCAAACGCGCGACACCGTCAAGCGGGTTGGCCTGATTATGGTGTCTTCGGACAAAGGTTTGTGTGGTGGCTTGAACACCAACGCCCTGCGTTCGGCTTTCAATAAAATGAAAGAATTGCACAACAATGGTGTTGAAACTGTTGTAACCGCAATCGGCAATAAAGGGTTGGGTTTCATGAAGCGTAATGGCGCGAAGATTCTTTCTTCGGCCGTTGGTCTTGGTGATACCCCGCATCTGGAACAGCTGATTGGCCCGATCAAAGTGATGATCGATGCCTACGTTGCTGGTGAAGTAGACGAAGTACACATCGTTTACACTCGTTTCATTAACACCATGAAACAAGAGCCAGTCATCGAACAATTGTTGCCATTAGCTAGCGAATCGTTTGAACAACCGAAATCTGCGCACAACTGGGAATACCTGTATGAGCCAGATGCAAAAACGGTGATTGATGATTTGATGAATCGTTACGTAGAGGCCTTGGTTTACCAAGCCGTAGCGGAAAACATCGCATCAGAACAAGCGGCGCGTATGGTGGCGATGAAGGCTGCAACTGACAACGCTGACAATGTAATCGGCTCCCTGCAACTGCTATATAACAAAACGCGACAAGCGGCAATTACGAAAGAACTTTCGGAAATTGTTGGCGGCGCGGCAGCAGTTTAA
- the atpD gene encoding F0F1 ATP synthase subunit beta has product MSQGKIVQIIGPVVDVEFPRDNIPKVYDALKLVGAELTLEVQQQLGDGVVRAIAMGSTDGLKRGTGVTNTGAPIMVPVGNATLGRIMDVLGNPIDDAGPVNGEATRAIHQAAPKFDELNQSIDLLETGIKVIDLVCPFAKGGKVGLFGGAGVGKTVNMMELINNIAKAHSGLSVFAGVGERTREGNDFYHEMKDSNVLDKVAMVYGQMNEPPGNRLRVALTGLSIAEHFRDEGRDILFFVDNIYRYTLAGTEVSALLGRMPSAVGYQPTLAEEMGALQERITSTKTGSITSIQAVYVPADDLTDPSPATTFAHLDATVVLSRDIASLGIYPAVDPLDSTSRQLDPQVVGDEHYSVARGVQQTLQKYKELQDIIAILGMDELSPEDKLSVSRARKIQRFLSQPFHVAEVFTGSPGKYVPLKETLKGFKGILNGDYDHLPEQAFYMVGGIEEAIEKAKSMQ; this is encoded by the coding sequence ATGAGCCAAGGTAAAATCGTACAAATCATTGGGCCAGTTGTTGACGTGGAATTCCCACGCGACAATATTCCCAAGGTGTATGACGCGCTCAAACTAGTTGGCGCAGAACTGACGCTGGAAGTTCAGCAGCAGCTCGGCGACGGCGTAGTGCGCGCCATTGCCATGGGTAGTACCGATGGTCTTAAACGCGGTACAGGCGTTACCAACACTGGCGCACCAATCATGGTGCCAGTAGGTAATGCAACTCTGGGCCGTATTATGGATGTATTGGGCAACCCGATTGATGATGCAGGCCCAGTGAATGGCGAGGCAACTCGTGCAATTCACCAAGCTGCACCAAAATTTGATGAGTTGAACCAAAGTATTGATCTCTTAGAAACTGGTATCAAGGTTATTGACTTGGTTTGCCCGTTTGCTAAGGGTGGTAAAGTGGGTCTGTTCGGTGGTGCCGGTGTCGGCAAAACCGTGAACATGATGGAATTGATCAACAACATCGCTAAAGCGCACAGTGGTTTGTCTGTGTTTGCTGGTGTAGGTGAGCGTACTCGTGAGGGTAACGACTTCTACCACGAAATGAAGGACTCTAACGTTCTTGATAAAGTGGCGATGGTTTACGGTCAAATGAACGAGCCACCAGGCAACCGTTTGCGCGTAGCGTTGACGGGTCTGTCAATCGCGGAACATTTCCGTGACGAAGGCCGTGACATCTTGTTCTTTGTGGATAACATCTACCGCTACACCCTCGCTGGTACTGAAGTATCGGCGTTGTTGGGTCGTATGCCTTCTGCCGTGGGTTACCAACCGACATTGGCTGAAGAGATGGGTGCGCTTCAAGAGCGTATCACTTCGACTAAGACTGGCTCGATTACATCGATTCAAGCCGTTTACGTACCTGCGGATGACTTGACCGATCCATCTCCAGCAACAACCTTCGCTCACTTGGATGCGACTGTTGTTCTGAGCCGTGATATTGCGTCGTTAGGTATCTACCCTGCGGTAGATCCACTCGATTCAACTTCACGTCAATTGGATCCGCAAGTGGTTGGCGACGAGCACTACTCTGTAGCGCGTGGCGTTCAGCAAACATTGCAAAAGTACAAAGAATTGCAAGACATTATCGCGATTCTGGGTATGGACGAATTGTCTCCAGAAGACAAATTGTCAGTATCTCGTGCTCGTAAGATTCAACGTTTCTTGTCGCAACCGTTCCACGTTGCTGAAGTGTTCACTGGCTCGCCAGGCAAGTACGTTCCGCTCAAAGAAACCCTCAAGGGCTTCAAGGGCATCTTGAATGGCGATTACGATCACCTTCCAGAGCAAGCCTTCTATATGGTTGGCGGCATCGAAGAAGCGATCGAAAAAGCCAAGTCGATGCAATAA
- a CDS encoding F0F1 ATP synthase subunit epsilon, with the protein MAMSMRVDVVSAEELIYSGLAEFISAPADKGEIGILPRHAPLLTRIRPGAIRIKIANSNEDDVILFVSGGMLEVQPDVVTVLADTAIRGADIDEAKALEAKRRAEDALKNHSSSMDFAMAQAELMDAVAKLAVVSKLKRGGH; encoded by the coding sequence ATGGCCATGAGCATGCGTGTGGACGTAGTTAGTGCTGAAGAACTGATCTACTCTGGCTTAGCTGAGTTTATCTCAGCGCCTGCCGATAAGGGTGAGATTGGTATCTTGCCGCGGCACGCTCCGCTGTTGACCCGTATTCGTCCGGGTGCGATCCGTATTAAGATCGCCAACTCGAACGAAGATGATGTCATTCTGTTTGTTTCAGGTGGCATGCTTGAAGTTCAACCGGATGTGGTAACAGTCTTGGCCGATACTGCGATTCGTGGTGCTGACATTGATGAAGCGAAGGCGTTAGAAGCTAAACGCCGCGCAGAAGATGCGTTGAAAAACCATTCTTCTTCGATGGACTTCGCGATGGCGCAGGCTGAATTGATGGATGCTGTAGCGAAACTTGCGGTAGTTTCTAAATTGAAACGCGGCGGCCACTAA
- the glmU gene encoding bifunctional UDP-N-acetylglucosamine diphosphorylase/glucosamine-1-phosphate N-acetyltransferase GlmU: MASALNVVILAAGQGKRMYSSLPKVLHRLAGKPLVQHVIDTARQLQPQKMVIVYGHGGEQVQKQLADQTDLAWACQAEQLGTGHALAQAVPQCVGGITLMLYGDVPLTRLATIEALLAASADGKVGVLTDILDDATGYGRIVRNAAGQVTCIVEQKDCSVEQAKITEMNTGILALPTARLAGWLSELKNDNAQGEYYATDLIALAVRDGVEIATVQPLDHWEAEGINNKLQLASLERIYQGENAKALLTAGVGLADPARIDVRGTLTHGQDVFIDVNCIFEGRVVLGQGVSIGAHCVLKNVTIADGAVIHPFCHLEDAVVGAGSLIGPYARLRPGAQLAAQVHIGNFVEIKKSSVELGSKINHLSYIGDAQIGAGVNVGAGTITCNYDGVNKFTTVIEDNVFIGSNNCLVAPVTIGAGATTGAGSVISKNAPAGELTIARAKQLTLSAWQRPKKIVK, from the coding sequence ATGGCTTCTGCATTAAACGTGGTCATTTTGGCTGCAGGGCAAGGTAAACGGATGTACTCTAGTTTGCCGAAAGTATTGCACCGTCTTGCGGGCAAACCGTTAGTTCAACACGTTATTGATACTGCGCGTCAATTACAGCCGCAAAAAATGGTCATTGTGTATGGTCATGGCGGCGAGCAAGTGCAAAAGCAATTGGCCGATCAAACTGATTTAGCTTGGGCGTGTCAGGCTGAGCAGCTTGGTACAGGGCATGCCTTGGCGCAGGCCGTTCCACAATGCGTTGGTGGCATTACCCTGATGCTGTATGGTGATGTGCCATTAACGCGTTTGGCCACTATTGAAGCCTTATTGGCGGCAAGTGCCGATGGCAAAGTCGGTGTTCTGACCGATATTCTGGATGATGCAACTGGTTATGGCCGCATTGTTCGCAATGCAGCTGGGCAGGTGACTTGCATTGTTGAGCAAAAAGATTGCTCTGTAGAGCAAGCCAAAATCACTGAAATGAATACCGGAATTTTGGCCTTGCCGACGGCGCGTTTGGCTGGATGGTTATCTGAGCTAAAGAACGACAATGCGCAAGGTGAGTATTATGCCACCGACTTAATCGCTCTTGCCGTACGTGATGGTGTTGAAATTGCGACGGTGCAGCCCTTAGATCATTGGGAAGCAGAAGGCATTAATAATAAGCTGCAGCTCGCCAGCTTAGAGCGTATTTATCAAGGTGAAAACGCCAAAGCCTTGTTAACCGCAGGTGTTGGCTTGGCTGATCCAGCGCGGATTGACGTGCGCGGTACATTGACGCATGGCCAAGATGTCTTTATTGATGTGAATTGCATTTTTGAAGGGCGTGTCGTTTTGGGCCAAGGTGTGAGTATTGGCGCACATTGCGTACTAAAAAACGTCACGATTGCTGATGGCGCGGTGATTCATCCATTTTGCCATTTGGAAGACGCCGTGGTTGGCGCCGGTAGTTTGATCGGTCCTTATGCCCGTTTGCGACCTGGTGCGCAATTGGCTGCGCAAGTCCATATTGGCAATTTTGTTGAAATTAAAAAGTCGAGCGTCGAGCTCGGCTCAAAAATTAATCATCTAAGCTATATCGGCGATGCCCAAATTGGTGCTGGTGTGAATGTGGGTGCTGGAACGATTACTTGCAATTATGATGGCGTTAATAAATTCACCACAGTGATTGAAGATAATGTGTTTATTGGCAGCAATAATTGTCTGGTTGCACCCGTCACAATTGGTGCCGGAGCGACGACAGGTGCTGGCTCGGTGATTAGTAAAAATGCCCCAGCAGGTGAGTTGACGATTGCGCGCGCGAAACAACTGACATTGTCGGCTTGGCAGCGACCAAAGAAAATCGTGAAATAA